A stretch of the Pseudomonas helvetica genome encodes the following:
- the ligA gene encoding NAD-dependent DNA ligase LigA produces MTAVEKRILELRAELDQHNYRYYVLDEPSIPDAEYDRLFHELKALETANPELVTVDSPTQRVGGAALAAFTQVRHEVPMLSLGNAFEENDMREFDRRVTEGLDLPAGDLFGAGAEVEYSCEPKLDGLAVSLLYQDGMLVRGATRGDGTTGEDISVNVRTVRNIPLKLQGSGWPSTLEVRGEVYMSKAGFDRLNAAQLEAGGKTFANPRNAAAGSLRQLDSKITASRPLEFCCYGLGQVSAEIADTHIGNLQQLKLWGLPVSHELKLAKGIGECLDYYRDIGERRNALPYEIDGVVFKVNSLASQRELGFRAREPRWAIAHKFPAMEELTELLDVEFQVGRTGAVTPVARLKPVKVAGVTVSNATLHNMDEVARLGLMIGDTVIIRRAGDVIPQVVQVVTERRPENARPVQIPKCCPVCGSHVERTQLVKRSKGRETLSEGAVYRCVGRLACGAQLKQAIIHFVSRRAMDIEGLGEKSVEQLVDEGLVSSPADLYALSFEQIVDLEGFAELSSKNLLSAIADSKKPGLARFIYALGIPDVGEETAKVLARSLASLARIQQALPQVLTYLPDVGLEVAYEIHSFFEDAHNRKVIEELLKHGLEIQDQGELGAEFAASTTLGGMIDKLNIPSVGPGGAQKLADKFGSLEAIISADWLDMRQALPEKQANAVREFFAIEQNRRLALDAEQQLRDFGMHWQSEKKVVEGLPLAGQTWVLTGSLELMSRDVAKDKLESLGAKVAGSVSAKTYCVVAGPGAGSKLVKANELGLKVLDEEAFVAFLAGHGITA; encoded by the coding sequence ATGACCGCCGTTGAAAAACGCATTCTAGAGCTGCGCGCTGAGCTGGATCAGCACAACTACCGTTACTACGTCCTCGACGAGCCGAGCATTCCGGACGCCGAATACGATCGGCTGTTCCATGAGCTCAAGGCGCTGGAAACGGCAAATCCCGAGCTGGTCACTGTCGACTCGCCGACCCAGCGGGTTGGCGGTGCGGCGCTTGCAGCGTTCACTCAAGTGCGGCACGAAGTGCCGATGCTCAGTCTCGGTAACGCCTTCGAAGAAAACGACATGCGCGAGTTCGATCGCCGGGTCACCGAAGGTCTGGATTTGCCGGCCGGCGATTTGTTTGGCGCTGGCGCCGAGGTGGAGTACAGCTGCGAACCGAAGCTCGATGGCCTGGCAGTCAGCTTGCTGTATCAGGACGGCATGCTGGTGCGCGGCGCTACTCGCGGCGACGGCACCACCGGTGAAGACATCAGCGTCAACGTGCGCACGGTGCGCAACATTCCGCTCAAGCTGCAGGGCAGCGGCTGGCCGTCGACCCTGGAAGTGCGCGGCGAAGTGTATATGTCCAAGGCTGGTTTCGATCGCCTGAACGCCGCGCAACTGGAAGCCGGCGGCAAAACCTTCGCCAACCCGCGCAACGCCGCAGCAGGCAGCTTGCGTCAGCTGGATTCGAAGATTACCGCCAGTCGCCCACTGGAGTTTTGCTGCTACGGTCTCGGCCAGGTCTCGGCCGAGATCGCCGACACGCATATCGGCAATCTGCAACAACTCAAGCTATGGGGCTTGCCGGTCAGTCACGAGTTGAAACTGGCCAAGGGTATTGGTGAATGCCTGGATTACTACCGCGATATCGGCGAGCGCCGTAATGCGCTGCCTTATGAAATCGATGGCGTGGTGTTCAAGGTCAACAGCCTCGCCTCGCAGCGTGAGCTGGGCTTTCGTGCTCGCGAGCCGCGCTGGGCAATTGCCCACAAGTTTCCGGCGATGGAAGAGCTCACCGAGTTGCTCGACGTGGAGTTCCAGGTCGGTCGAACCGGTGCAGTCACTCCGGTTGCACGCTTGAAACCGGTGAAAGTGGCGGGTGTGACCGTGTCCAACGCGACATTGCACAACATGGATGAAGTCGCGCGTCTGGGCTTGATGATCGGCGATACGGTGATCATTCGCCGCGCCGGTGACGTGATCCCGCAAGTGGTGCAAGTGGTTACCGAGCGTCGCCCGGAAAATGCCCGTCCCGTGCAGATTCCCAAGTGCTGCCCGGTCTGTGGTTCGCATGTCGAGCGCACGCAGTTGGTCAAGCGCAGCAAGGGTCGCGAAACGCTCAGCGAAGGGGCGGTATATCGTTGTGTCGGGCGTCTGGCCTGTGGGGCGCAGCTCAAGCAAGCGATCATCCATTTCGTTTCGCGCCGGGCCATGGACATCGAGGGGCTGGGCGAGAAGAGCGTCGAGCAGTTGGTGGATGAAGGTCTGGTCAGTTCGCCGGCGGATTTGTACGCCTTGAGCTTCGAACAGATCGTCGACCTGGAAGGGTTCGCCGAGCTGTCGAGCAAGAACTTGCTCAGCGCGATTGCCGACAGTAAGAAACCGGGGTTGGCGCGCTTCATCTACGCCCTCGGAATTCCGGATGTCGGCGAAGAGACGGCCAAGGTCCTGGCGCGCTCGCTGGCATCGCTTGCGCGGATTCAGCAGGCATTGCCGCAAGTGCTGACGTACTTGCCGGATGTCGGGCTGGAAGTCGCCTACGAGATTCACAGCTTCTTCGAAGACGCGCACAACCGGAAGGTGATCGAAGAACTGCTCAAGCATGGCCTGGAGATTCAGGATCAGGGCGAATTGGGCGCCGAGTTTGCCGCCAGTACCACGCTGGGCGGGATGATCGACAAGCTGAACATTCCCTCGGTCGGACCGGGCGGGGCGCAGAAGTTGGCTGACAAGTTCGGTTCGCTGGAAGCGATCATCAGCGCCGACTGGCTGGACATGCGCCAGGCGCTGCCGGAGAAGCAGGCCAACGCCGTTCGGGAATTCTTCGCCATCGAGCAGAACCGTCGGTTGGCGCTGGATGCCGAACAGCAGTTGCGCGACTTTGGCATGCATTGGCAAAGCGAGAAAAAAGTCGTCGAAGGCTTGCCGCTGGCAGGCCAGACCTGGGTGCTCACCGGCTCTCTGGAGCTGATGAGCCGTGACGTCGCCAAGGACAAGCTCGAAAGCCTCGGCGCCAAGGTGGCGGGCTCGGTGTCGGCCAAGACTTACTGTGTAGTGGCGGGGCCTGGCGCCGGCTCCAAATTGGTCAAGGCCAATGAGCTGGGGTTGAAGGTGCTGGACGAAGAAGCATTCGTGGCGTTTTTGGCCGGGCACGGCATTACTGCCTGA
- a CDS encoding VOC family protein — translation MNAQHYLLLYVDSPATSANFYSRLLDKPPVELQPTFALFILDSGVKLGLWSRHTVEPAAEAAGGGGELGFSVADQQAVDTLYAAWTAQGLRIAQEPIELDFGYTFVALDPDGHRLRVFALSE, via the coding sequence ATGAACGCCCAACATTACCTGCTGCTGTACGTCGACAGCCCCGCCACCAGCGCCAACTTCTATAGCCGCCTGCTCGACAAACCACCGGTTGAACTGCAACCGACCTTTGCGCTGTTCATTCTTGATTCGGGTGTAAAACTTGGGCTGTGGTCCAGGCACACCGTGGAACCTGCAGCCGAAGCGGCGGGTGGTGGCGGCGAACTGGGATTCTCGGTGGCCGACCAACAGGCAGTTGACACGCTGTACGCCGCATGGACCGCACAAGGGCTGCGCATCGCCCAAGAGCCGATTGAGCTGGATTTCGGCTACACCTTCGTGGCGCTCGATCCGGATGGGCATCGGTTGCGGGTATTTGCTCTTTCGGAATGA
- a CDS encoding helix-turn-helix domain-containing protein has product MQISSLGPAIRRYRKVAGLTQAELGEKTGFDPKTISRFETGTYTPSVEALFMLADVLGVKLKAFFADLGDEDEQRAYLFGVIHKATPKDLGKLIAAVDQALSKP; this is encoded by the coding sequence ATGCAAATTTCAAGTTTGGGTCCAGCCATAAGACGCTATCGCAAGGTGGCGGGGCTTACTCAGGCTGAACTCGGTGAAAAAACCGGTTTTGACCCCAAAACCATCAGCCGCTTCGAAACCGGCACCTATACCCCCAGCGTGGAAGCCCTGTTCATGCTTGCCGATGTGCTGGGAGTGAAGCTCAAAGCGTTTTTTGCCGATCTTGGCGACGAAGACGAACAGCGAGCGTATTTGTTCGGTGTCATACACAAAGCCACCCCGAAGGATCTGGGAAAGCTGATCGCGGCGGTAGACCAGGCCTTGTCCAAGCCTTAG
- a CDS encoding EAL domain-containing protein, translating to MDEKYRRAVDAAAIFSETDLAGRITYVNDLFCAVSGYSREELLGANHRILNSGLHPDDFFTTMWRTVALGKVWKGEICNRSKDGSLNWVDSTMVPVLDESTGRVHRYLSICFDISEKRQLLHSLQWRVGHDVLTGLPNRAYLSDLLEQALDYSRVEKVPLAVCMLDLDGFKAVNDGYGHASGDLLLVEVAKRLRTIVRGEDVVARLAGDEFVLILRFVRDMPELRAALHRVLEAISAPYSILGKDINVFASIGVTLFPVDSEDAETLLRHADQAMYVAKQSGRNRFHLFDVVRDQEVKATHQTVARVRQALLNDELRLHFQPKVNMRCGAVVGFEALLRWEHPQDGLVPPREFLPFVEETDLIVDIGEWVMEQVLAQLSRWQKNGQRWPVSVNIAARHFQRADFFDRLKTVLARHAWVAPQLLDLEIVESVAIENIQHVSTCLQACQALGVRFSLGDFGTGYSSLSYLKRLHTQTIKIDKSFVRDILHDRDDLALTTAVIGLARAFGREVIAEGLESIEHGELLLRLGCEVAQGYFIARPMPASEVPGWVEAFVAPTRWQTLDQAV from the coding sequence ATGGATGAGAAGTACCGCAGGGCCGTAGATGCAGCCGCCATTTTTTCCGAGACAGACCTGGCGGGGCGCATTACTTACGTCAACGATTTGTTTTGCGCAGTGTCTGGCTACAGTCGCGAGGAGTTGTTGGGGGCCAATCACCGCATCCTCAATTCAGGTCTGCATCCTGACGACTTCTTCACAACGATGTGGCGCACGGTTGCCCTGGGCAAAGTCTGGAAGGGCGAAATCTGCAACCGGTCCAAAGACGGTAGCCTGAATTGGGTCGACAGCACCATGGTGCCGGTGCTGGATGAGTCGACCGGACGGGTTCATCGGTATCTGTCGATTTGCTTCGATATCAGTGAAAAGCGGCAGTTGCTGCACTCACTGCAATGGCGGGTCGGCCATGACGTCCTGACCGGCCTGCCCAATCGGGCGTATCTCTCCGATTTGCTCGAGCAGGCCCTGGATTACTCCCGCGTCGAGAAGGTGCCGTTGGCGGTGTGCATGCTTGACCTCGACGGCTTCAAGGCGGTCAATGACGGCTATGGTCACGCCAGCGGCGACTTGTTGCTGGTCGAGGTGGCCAAGCGTCTGCGCACCATCGTTCGCGGCGAGGATGTGGTGGCGCGGCTGGCCGGGGACGAGTTCGTGCTGATCTTGCGGTTTGTACGCGATATGCCGGAATTGCGCGCGGCGCTGCATCGCGTGCTCGAGGCGATCTCTGCGCCGTACTCGATTCTGGGCAAGGACATCAATGTGTTTGCCAGCATCGGTGTCACGTTGTTCCCGGTCGATAGCGAAGATGCGGAAACCCTGCTGCGCCATGCCGATCAGGCAATGTACGTGGCCAAGCAGAGCGGGCGTAACCGTTTCCACCTGTTTGATGTGGTGCGCGACCAAGAGGTCAAGGCCACTCACCAGACGGTTGCGCGGGTGCGTCAGGCTTTGCTCAACGATGAGCTGCGCCTGCATTTTCAGCCCAAGGTCAATATGCGCTGCGGTGCGGTGGTTGGTTTCGAGGCGCTGCTGCGCTGGGAGCACCCGCAGGATGGCCTGGTGCCGCCCAGGGAGTTTCTGCCGTTTGTCGAGGAGACGGACCTGATCGTCGATATTGGCGAGTGGGTGATGGAGCAGGTTCTGGCGCAGTTGTCGCGATGGCAAAAGAACGGTCAACGCTGGCCGGTCAGCGTCAACATCGCTGCCCGGCATTTTCAGCGGGCGGACTTTTTTGATCGGCTCAAGACCGTGCTTGCACGGCACGCCTGGGTCGCGCCCCAGTTGCTTGACCTGGAGATTGTCGAGTCGGTGGCGATCGAGAATATTCAGCACGTCAGCACCTGCCTGCAGGCCTGCCAGGCGCTGGGCGTGAGGTTTTCCCTGGGAGATTTTGGCACGGGTTATTCGTCGCTGAGTTACCTCAAGCGTCTGCACACGCAAACCATCAAGATCGATAAGTCATTTGTGCGCGACATACTGCATGATCGCGATGATCTGGCGTTGACCACCGCAGTCATTGGTCTTGCCCGGGCGTTTGGGCGAGAGGTGATCGCCGAGGGCCTGGAAAGCATCGAGCATGGCGAGTTGCTGTTGCGCCTGGGCTGTGAGGTAGCGCAGGGCTATTTCATTGCGCGGCCGATGCCGGCCAGCGAGGTGCCGGGCTGGGTCGAGGCCTTCGTCGCACCAACCCGGTGGCAGACACTGGACCAGGCGGTCTGA
- a CDS encoding transporter substrate-binding domain-containing protein, whose protein sequence is MRSALGALLLISVSATSAPAPLRFAITDSWAMPMVQIDHGRPTQGILYDVMLSLATQLGLPAEFHVLARARVQSAMEHGEIDIRCYAAQSWLPNQSADYLWSVPLWFQRDVLVSTQGSPASVIPASLPVQSIGTVLGYSYPTLQPLFDNGQLKRDDARNQELVLKKLAAGRNHYAVSNQWALDWVNLQLLPDRPLRAVAVLQEQNVGCYVRNDPRLPVQLILQTLLKMKMSGEVDDIIRLYTGTNEPTLADQ, encoded by the coding sequence ATGCGTTCAGCCTTGGGGGCTTTGTTGTTGATCAGCGTCAGCGCTACCAGCGCGCCTGCACCCTTGCGCTTTGCGATCACCGACAGCTGGGCGATGCCCATGGTGCAAATCGATCATGGCCGACCGACCCAAGGCATTCTGTACGACGTGATGCTCAGCCTGGCCACACAACTGGGACTGCCGGCCGAGTTTCACGTGCTGGCCCGCGCACGTGTGCAGAGCGCCATGGAGCACGGGGAAATCGACATCCGCTGCTACGCGGCGCAGTCCTGGCTACCAAATCAGTCCGCAGACTATCTCTGGAGCGTTCCGTTGTGGTTTCAACGCGACGTGCTGGTCAGCACGCAAGGCTCTCCTGCCTCGGTCATCCCTGCCAGCCTTCCTGTGCAGTCGATCGGCACCGTACTCGGCTACAGCTACCCGACCCTGCAACCACTCTTCGACAACGGCCAACTCAAGCGCGACGACGCACGCAACCAGGAACTCGTGCTGAAAAAACTGGCGGCCGGCCGTAATCACTACGCCGTCAGCAATCAATGGGCCCTGGACTGGGTCAACCTGCAACTGTTGCCCGACCGGCCATTGCGGGCAGTCGCGGTGTTGCAGGAGCAAAACGTCGGCTGCTACGTGCGTAACGACCCAAGACTGCCGGTCCAGTTGATTCTGCAAACGCTGCTCAAGATGAAAATGTCCGGGGAAGTCGACGACATCATCAGGCTCTACACCGGAACCAACGAACCGACCCTGGCCGACCAGTAA
- the dnaX gene encoding DNA polymerase III subunit gamma/tau, which yields MSYQVLARKWRPRSFREMVGQTHVLKALINALDSQRLHHAYLFTGTRGVGKTTIARIIAKCLNCETGITSTPCGECSVCREIDEGRFVDLIEIDAASRTKVEDTRELLDNVQYAPSRGRFKVYLIDEVHMLSSHSFNALLKTLEEPPPYVKFILATTDPQKLPATILSRCLQFSLKNMTPERVVEHLTHVLSVENVPFEDDALWLLGRAADGSMRDAMSLTDQAIAFGEGKVMAADVRAMLGTLDHGQVYDVLHALLDGDAKALLEAVRHLAEQGPDWNGVLSEILNVLHRVAIAQALPEGVDNGHGDRDRVLALAQALPAEDVQFYYQMGLIGRRDLPLAPDPRGGFEMVLLRMLAFRPADTADAPRQPLKPVGISQATVDSANSVAGAPRVAPVIAPAPVTAAPAAAPLQPVAEVVAPAPAPEPVAPVVVPAPVVEAVAEPVAIVEEVVDLPWNDPVEPEIVQQPAVEPVLETTAEQPDLTPMPTATPDSVVPDAPSIAAAPIPEPSVADIDAATPGMDLDDEPLDEDYIEPDMDSAYSYLDELASEHAAEPAPAPEPEPAAMPATGLALQWLELFPKLPISGMTGSIAANCTLIAVDGDHWLLHLDPAHSALFNATQQRRLNDALNQYHQRTLTVSIELIKPEQETPAQAASRRRADRQREAEDSIHGDPFIQQMMQQFGAVIRNDTIEPVEALVSQG from the coding sequence ATGAGTTATCAGGTTCTTGCACGTAAATGGCGTCCGCGCTCGTTCCGCGAAATGGTCGGCCAGACCCATGTGCTCAAGGCTCTGATCAATGCCTTGGACAGCCAGCGGCTGCACCACGCCTATCTTTTTACCGGCACCCGCGGTGTGGGCAAGACCACCATCGCGCGGATCATTGCCAAATGTCTGAACTGTGAGACAGGTATCACTTCGACGCCGTGTGGCGAGTGCTCTGTGTGCCGCGAAATCGATGAAGGGCGCTTTGTCGACCTGATCGAGATCGACGCCGCGAGCCGGACCAAGGTCGAGGACACCCGTGAGCTACTCGATAACGTGCAGTACGCGCCGAGCCGTGGGCGCTTCAAGGTCTACCTGATCGACGAAGTGCACATGCTCTCCAGCCATTCCTTCAATGCGCTGTTGAAAACCCTCGAAGAGCCGCCGCCCTACGTCAAGTTCATCCTGGCGACCACCGACCCGCAGAAACTTCCTGCAACGATTCTGTCGCGGTGCCTGCAATTCTCGCTGAAAAACATGACGCCGGAGCGCGTGGTCGAGCATTTGACCCATGTGCTGAGCGTCGAGAATGTGCCGTTCGAAGACGATGCGCTGTGGCTGTTGGGCCGCGCTGCCGACGGTTCGATGCGCGATGCGATGAGCCTCACCGACCAGGCCATCGCCTTCGGTGAAGGCAAGGTCATGGCGGCCGACGTGCGGGCGATGCTCGGCACGCTCGATCATGGTCAGGTCTACGATGTCCTGCACGCGCTGCTCGATGGCGACGCCAAGGCGTTGCTCGAAGCGGTGCGGCATCTGGCAGAGCAGGGCCCGGACTGGAATGGCGTGCTGTCGGAAATTCTTAACGTGCTGCACCGCGTCGCGATTGCCCAGGCCTTGCCTGAAGGCGTCGATAACGGTCATGGCGACCGCGACCGGGTGTTGGCGCTGGCTCAGGCCTTGCCAGCCGAAGACGTGCAGTTCTATTACCAGATGGGCTTGATTGGTCGCCGCGATTTGCCGCTGGCGCCGGACCCGCGCGGCGGATTCGAAATGGTCTTGCTGCGAATGCTCGCGTTCCGTCCGGCAGACACTGCAGACGCGCCGAGGCAGCCGCTAAAGCCAGTGGGGATCAGCCAGGCCACAGTTGATTCCGCAAACTCAGTGGCTGGCGCACCGCGTGTTGCGCCGGTAATCGCGCCCGCACCCGTTACCGCTGCGCCTGCCGCGGCGCCGCTTCAACCGGTTGCCGAGGTGGTTGCACCAGCGCCGGCACCTGAGCCTGTTGCTCCGGTGGTCGTGCCTGCGCCGGTGGTCGAAGCGGTGGCTGAACCCGTGGCCATTGTCGAAGAAGTCGTCGACTTGCCCTGGAACGATCCGGTAGAGCCTGAGATCGTCCAGCAACCGGCTGTCGAGCCGGTGCTGGAGACGACTGCCGAGCAGCCTGACCTGACGCCAATGCCGACGGCGACTCCGGACAGCGTTGTACCCGATGCGCCTTCGATAGCCGCAGCGCCGATTCCCGAGCCGTCGGTGGCTGACATCGACGCCGCCACGCCGGGAATGGACCTGGATGACGAGCCGCTGGACGAGGACTACATCGAGCCGGACATGGATTCGGCCTATAGTTACCTCGATGAGCTGGCCAGTGAGCACGCCGCAGAACCCGCGCCGGCCCCCGAACCTGAACCGGCTGCGATGCCGGCCACAGGGCTGGCATTGCAATGGCTGGAGCTGTTCCCGAAATTGCCGATTTCCGGCATGACCGGCAGCATCGCCGCCAACTGCACGCTGATTGCCGTCGATGGTGACCACTGGTTGCTGCACCTGGACCCGGCCCACAGCGCGCTGTTCAACGCAACTCAACAACGCCGGCTGAACGATGCGCTGAACCAGTATCACCAGCGCACCCTGACGGTGAGCATCGAGCTGATCAAGCCTGAGCAGGAAACCCCGGCCCAGGCGGCTTCGCGTCGACGTGCCGACCGCCAGCGCGAGGCTGAGGATTCGATCCACGGCGATCCGTTCATCCAGCAAATGATGCAACAGTTCGGCGCGGTGATCCGTAACGATACTATTGAACCTGTCGAGGCTCTGGTCAGCCAGGGCTAA
- a CDS encoding YbaB/EbfC family nucleoid-associated protein: MMKGGMAGLMKQAQQMQEKMAKMQEELANAEVTGKAGGDMVTVVMTGRHDVKRVTIDPSLVEGLSEDDKEMLEAVFAAAVNDAVRKIEANSQDKMSGMTAGMQLPPGMKLPF, translated from the coding sequence ATGATGAAAGGTGGCATGGCCGGCCTGATGAAGCAGGCGCAGCAGATGCAGGAAAAAATGGCCAAGATGCAGGAAGAGCTGGCCAACGCCGAAGTCACCGGTAAAGCCGGTGGCGATATGGTCACCGTGGTGATGACCGGTCGTCACGACGTCAAGCGCGTGACCATCGATCCAAGCCTGGTCGAAGGCCTGAGCGAGGACGACAAGGAGATGCTGGAGGCCGTGTTCGCCGCCGCCGTCAACGACGCCGTCCGCAAGATCGAAGCCAACAGCCAGGACAAAATGTCCGGCATGACCGCAGGCATGCAACTGCCGCCGGGCATGAAACTGCCATTCTGA
- the recR gene encoding recombination mediator RecR — MSFSPLIRQLIDALRTLPGVGQKTAQRMALQLLERDRSGGSRLALALSQAMEGVGHCRLCRTLTEDDLCPQCADPRRDDTLLCVVEGPMDVYAVEQTGFRGRYFVLKGHLSPLDGLGPEAIGIPQLLARIEEAGTFTEVILATNPTVEGEATAHYIAQLLSNKGLIASRIAHGVPLGGELELVDGGTLAHSFAGRKPIVL, encoded by the coding sequence ATGAGCTTCAGCCCTTTGATTCGCCAACTGATCGACGCCTTGCGCACCTTGCCCGGTGTCGGTCAGAAAACCGCCCAGCGCATGGCGTTGCAACTGCTCGAGCGTGATCGCAGCGGCGGCTCGCGGCTGGCGCTGGCCCTGAGTCAGGCCATGGAAGGGGTCGGTCATTGCCGACTGTGCCGCACACTGACCGAAGACGATCTGTGCCCGCAATGCGCGGACCCTCGCCGCGACGACACCTTACTGTGCGTGGTCGAAGGGCCGATGGATGTCTACGCCGTGGAGCAGACCGGGTTTCGCGGTCGCTACTTCGTGCTCAAGGGGCATTTGTCGCCACTCGACGGTCTGGGGCCGGAAGCCATCGGCATTCCGCAATTGCTGGCGCGGATCGAAGAGGCGGGTACGTTCACTGAAGTCATCCTGGCCACCAACCCGACGGTTGAAGGTGAAGCGACAGCGCACTACATCGCCCAGTTGCTCAGCAATAAAGGCCTGATTGCTTCACGCATCGCCCATGGTGTGCCGTTGGGTGGCGAGCTTGAACTGGTGGATGGCGGGACATTGGCCCACTCCTTCGCGGGGCGTAAGCCAATCGTGTTGTAA
- a CDS encoding acyl-CoA dehydrogenase family protein, which produces MPAFQEYFDPSHQLVRDSVRRFVEREILPDIDQWEEAEGFPRELYLKAGAAGILGIGYPEALGGSHEGDLFAKIAATEELMRCGSGGLVAGLGSLDIGLPPILKWARPEVRERVVPQVLCGKKISALAVTEPSGGSDVANLQTRAVRDGDYYRVSGSKTFITSGVRADFHTVAVRTGEPGFGGISLLLIEKGTPGFTVGRQLKKMGWWASDTAELFFDDCRVPVGNLIGVENMGFACIMGNFQNERLALALMANMTAQLALEESLKWARQREAFGKPIGKFQVLKHRLAEMATALEVSREFTYRQAAKMAAGQSVIKEISMAKNVATDTADRITSDAVQILGGLGYMRESLVERLYRDSRILSIGGGTREVMNEIISKQMGL; this is translated from the coding sequence ATGCCTGCCTTTCAGGAATACTTCGACCCCAGCCATCAGTTGGTCCGCGACAGCGTACGACGTTTCGTCGAGCGCGAGATTCTTCCGGACATCGATCAGTGGGAGGAGGCCGAGGGCTTTCCTCGTGAGCTTTATCTCAAGGCCGGTGCAGCGGGCATTCTCGGAATTGGCTATCCCGAAGCGCTGGGTGGCAGCCACGAAGGTGATCTGTTCGCCAAGATCGCCGCCACTGAAGAACTGATGCGCTGTGGTTCCGGCGGGCTGGTGGCGGGGCTGGGCTCGCTGGACATCGGCCTGCCACCGATCCTCAAATGGGCCAGGCCCGAGGTGCGCGAGCGAGTGGTGCCGCAAGTCCTTTGCGGCAAAAAAATCAGCGCGCTGGCAGTTACCGAGCCCAGCGGCGGCTCCGATGTGGCCAACCTGCAAACCCGCGCCGTGCGTGACGGGGATTACTACCGGGTCAGTGGCAGCAAAACCTTTATCACCAGCGGTGTTCGCGCGGATTTCCATACCGTCGCGGTGCGCACTGGTGAGCCGGGATTTGGTGGCATCAGCCTGCTGCTGATCGAGAAGGGCACGCCAGGATTCACTGTCGGTCGTCAGCTGAAAAAAATGGGCTGGTGGGCGTCGGATACCGCCGAGCTGTTTTTCGATGATTGCCGTGTGCCGGTGGGCAACCTGATCGGCGTCGAGAACATGGGCTTTGCCTGCATCATGGGCAACTTTCAAAACGAGCGCCTGGCGTTGGCATTGATGGCCAACATGACTGCGCAACTGGCGCTGGAAGAAAGCCTGAAATGGGCCCGGCAGCGCGAAGCGTTCGGCAAGCCGATTGGCAAGTTTCAGGTGCTCAAGCATCGCTTGGCGGAGATGGCCACGGCGCTGGAAGTCTCCCGGGAGTTCACCTATCGCCAGGCGGCGAAAATGGCGGCGGGGCAGAGCGTGATCAAGGAAATATCCATGGCCAAGAATGTGGCCACCGACACGGCTGATCGCATCACCAGCGACGCGGTGCAGATCCTCGGTGGGTTGGGCTACATGCGTGAAAGTCTGGTGGAGCGGCTGTACCGCGACAGCCGGATCCTGTCCATTGGCGGCGGTACGCGTGAAGTGATGAACGAGATCATCAGTAAGCAGATGGGGCTTTGA
- a CDS encoding adenine phosphoribosyltransferase gives MVIDSFDIKSLIRPVIDFPKPGVIFRDITPLFQSPKALRLVMDSFAHRYVEADFTHIGAMDARGFLIGSILAYQLNKPLVLFRKQGKLPADVLSEGYQTEYGEAFLEVHADSLCEGDSVLIFDDLIATGGTLIAAANLIRRMGARVFEAAAIIDLPELGGSQRLEDMGIPTFCLTQFSLNER, from the coding sequence ATGGTCATCGACTCCTTCGACATCAAATCCCTGATCCGCCCCGTGATCGATTTTCCAAAGCCGGGCGTGATCTTTCGCGACATCACCCCGCTGTTCCAGTCCCCGAAGGCCCTGCGTCTGGTGATGGACAGCTTTGCGCACCGCTATGTCGAGGCTGACTTCACGCACATCGGCGCCATGGATGCGCGCGGCTTCCTGATCGGCTCGATCCTCGCCTATCAGTTGAACAAGCCACTGGTGCTGTTTCGCAAGCAAGGCAAACTGCCGGCTGACGTACTGTCCGAGGGGTATCAGACCGAGTACGGCGAAGCTTTTCTTGAAGTTCACGCCGACAGCCTCTGCGAAGGCGACTCGGTGCTGATCTTCGATGACCTGATCGCCACTGGCGGTACGCTGATCGCTGCGGCCAACCTGATTCGACGCATGGGCGCGCGGGTTTTCGAAGCCGCGGCAATTATCGACCTGCCGGAACTGGGCGGCTCCCAGCGCCTGGAAGACATGGGCATCCCGACGTTCTGCCTGACACAGTTTTCGCTGAACGAAAGATAA